The window TCCTCCTGCCCCGCTCGGCGGGTTGTACCCCACCTCCATATTCACAACATGCTCCGGCACCCCGGTCACGGTGTTATCGGCATAGGACTGACCGTCAACCTGATATTCATCATACTTCGCATCAATGTATGCGTAGTCAGCGTGAACATACCCGTATTCAAAGCCGTACAGATCCAGCCGTACTTCTGCGCCGTTACGGGTGGTCTTACCCACGTTGTCAAACTTACCAGAGCCTGCCACGCTTTCTATAAAATCCTCTGAGGTCTTGAGCTGGTAGCCGACAAGTTCCGCCATAAACCAATCTGTAGGCCTGATGCGGGAACCTGCCTCTACCTGAGTCCGTTTCTGCGGGTCCCAGTTTTCCTGGGTAAAGGCGGCCATCTCCGAGAAACCGGGCATAAGGGCGAAGCCTTCACTGTAATTGGTAAACAGTTCCAGATGATCGTCCAGCAGGGTGAGTACGCCACCCGCCTTGGGAGAGAAAATAGTCTGGGTATCCATAGAAAACTCATTCCCGTTATCCAGGTAGTCGACAAGATCTCCGGCAAAATAGTCGAAGCGGGCGCCTACGTTCAGACGCAGGAAAGGAGTAACCTGAAAACTGCCTTCGGAAAAGAGCCCAAGGGACTCCATATCTATGTTGTAATTCCAGAATTGCTCCCCTTTTTCCCGGCCGGTTCCGGCAAGCAGCCGCCAGCGTTTGCGGCTGTCATCCTCAACCATATAATCGGCACCGGCTGTCAGGTGCAGTTCCCGGTCAAGGAGCTTACCGATAAAGTTGTAACTTCCGCCCACTCCGTACACAGCACGGTCAAAGTCACGGAGATTGCCAACAACAGTGTCAGCAGAAAGCCCTTCCGGGTCATCTGCATACCAGCGCTTGAAGTTCTGGTCTGAGTTCCAGAGATAGAAGAGGATCTTGGAGGTCGTATTGAGGCGATAATCAAAGTCCAGCCTGCCTTCCAGGCGATCTTTGCTGCCGCCGTTGGTCTCGCTCACGGCCTGAGTGGGATCTGCATCAAATTTCTCCTGGGTCAGGTAGCCCGGAGCATCCCAGTCTGAGTTAAAGCCCCGCAGGCTGATTCGGGCACTCAGGGAGTCATTGATCTTGTGGGTGATTCGGGTGGCAGCATTCAGTTTGTCCCAGTCGGAATTATCCTGGTAGCCGTCTGTGTGGTAATTCAGCAGGGAAAAAACATAATCGGTCTCGTCAGTGGAGAATCCGCCGACATAATTGCCCTCATAGGTATTATGAGCACCGTAGTGCAGTTTCACCTGCTGTCCGTCAACGCGCTTTTTGGTGTAATAGGACAAGGTACCGGCAGAGGCGTAGTTTCCGTACAGGGCTGAGGCCGGTCCTTTGATAACCTCTGCCCGTTCCACCTCGTTGGGATTAATGGTGTTGGTGTCTGCATAGCCGTCTCCTTCATTGAGAAGAATACCGTCTACATAAATGGCGGTGTTAGGACCGTGCGAATTACCGCTAAATCCACGCATGATGAAGTTGGCCGCAGTTCCTCCCTGTTTGTACTGCACAACAGAGACCCCCGGCGTCTGCTCCACCATATCCAGCGGGGTAATATAAACCCGGTTCGTGATATCTTCATTGTCCAGGATTGTGGCCGAAGTGCTCTGAAGATTTGTGTTAACCGCTTCACCCCGTACAACCACCTCGTCGAGCAGGGTGGAAGCGCCAACATCCTTCTGTTGTTCCTGCTGTTTCTGTTGTTCCTGTTCTTCCTGTTGCTCCGCTACCACCGGTTCGCTTGCTCCGGCAAAAACCGGAAAAAGCAAGAGCAGAGCAACAGCAGGCAGCAGGGGATATTTCCCGCTCCCTGCTTTCTGTATATCAAGTACTTCCTTATCGTTCATCAAGTGTTCCTTTCGTTCCTTTCTGTTTGAGAAGACAGGGCGAACACAGGGAATCTCCTCCCTGCACTCCCCACTATAAACGCTCTGAAAAACTGCTCCCGATGCCTATACAAGCACAGTCGGGAGCAGGGAGATGGCTCATGCTAAAAACCTATTGTATTTCCAGGGTCAGGGTGGCAGAAAATGATTCCACGTCACAGACCTTCTGATCTGAATAGGGTTCCTCGTATTCCGCCTTAATCAGCCAGACACCGGGCTGAAGGATACGGATTTCCCCCATGCCTTCTTTATCGGTCTTCGCTGTATAGGCAAACACATCCTTTTCTGTGGAAAAGCCCATATAGGTGGCAAAGAGCTTGCCCTGATGGGGTTTGCCGTACAGGAGCAGCTGCACCGGAAAATAATCACCGGCCCGCAGAGAGGACGGATTGGCCTGTGGAATAATCTCCAGGGGATGTCCCACCGGGGTGGTGTTTACCTCTTCCGCTTCCTCATCCTCTCCAACCGTCAGGAGGGCCTTCATG is drawn from Candidatus Electrothrix aestuarii and contains these coding sequences:
- a CDS encoding TonB-dependent receptor, with product MNDKEVLDIQKAGSGKYPLLPAVALLLLFPVFAGASEPVVAEQQEEQEQQKQQEQQKDVGASTLLDEVVVRGEAVNTNLQSTSATILDNEDITNRVYITPLDMVEQTPGVSVVQYKQGGTAANFIMRGFSGNSHGPNTAIYVDGILLNEGDGYADTNTINPNEVERAEVIKGPASALYGNYASAGTLSYYTKKRVDGQQVKLHYGAHNTYEGNYVGGFSTDETDYVFSLLNYHTDGYQDNSDWDKLNAATRITHKINDSLSARISLRGFNSDWDAPGYLTQEKFDADPTQAVSETNGGSKDRLEGRLDFDYRLNTTSKILFYLWNSDQNFKRWYADDPEGLSADTVVGNLRDFDRAVYGVGGSYNFIGKLLDRELHLTAGADYMVEDDSRKRWRLLAGTGREKGEQFWNYNIDMESLGLFSEGSFQVTPFLRLNVGARFDYFAGDLVDYLDNGNEFSMDTQTIFSPKAGGVLTLLDDHLELFTNYSEGFALMPGFSEMAAFTQENWDPQKRTQVEAGSRIRPTDWFMAELVGYQLKTSEDFIESVAGSGKFDNVGKTTRNGAEVRLDLYGFEYGYVHADYAYIDAKYDEYQVDGQSYADNTVTGVPEHVVNMEVGYNPPSGAGGRVRYHWEEGYYLDKENQQESEDWGRVDAQLSYRFGEKESYLLALDVMNLFDEKYADYTSSSSYSPALPLSTYLTMTVDF